The genomic DNA CAGTGGAATATGAAGGCCACGCGCCAGAGGTGGCGGAGGCGCCTCTACCCCTTCTATAAGATCGCCCATGAGCACTTGTTCGTGTTCCGCAAGCCTCAGCGGGGGGAGAAGACTTCCCGTCTCAGGCACAGCGCCAGGAGGGGGGCGATGCGCCGGCGCCGTCACGAGGGGCCTCCCGTAATGCTCTCTGTGGAGATGGCCCATGCCTGAGGCCCCCGACCTGGAGGCTTACGCTGCCTATCTGGCCCCCCGCCTACTGGGGCGTCGGGTGGTGGAGGCCAAGGCCATCATCCCGCCGGTGGTGAAGGCGGGGCGGGAGCTCCTGCCCTCCCTGCGGGGGAGGGAACTGAGCGGGATCGCTCGCCAGGGGAAGCATCTGCGTCTGGTTCTGGAGGGGGACATGGTGGTGGCGATACACCCCATGCTCAGCGGGCGCTTTCACCTCGTGCCCGCCCAGGAGCCCAGGCGCCCTCGCACCGTCTTCGCCCTCGGTCTGGACGATGGCATGGAGCTGCGGCTATGGGACCAGGGCCTCACCTCACGAATCTACGTTGCGCAAGGGGAAGGTGGTCTGGCCAAGGCCCTCCCTCCGCGGGCCGACGCAGGGCCTGATGCCCTCTCCCTGGAACTGACGTCCCAGCGGTTGTGGGAGAGGCTGCGTGGTCACAGAGGGCACATCAAGTCCCTCATAGTGTCGGAGAAGCTGGTATCGGGCATCGGCAATGCCTACGCCGACGAAGTCCTCTTCGCTGCCGGCATAAACCCCTTCCGCCCTGCCGCCGAGATGGGCCTAGGGGAGGCGGAGCGTCTCTTGCAGGCCATGCGCCAGGTCCTCAGGGAGGGGACACAGGAGGTGCTGGCTATGATGGAGCGCCATGGCCTCCCCGACGAGGAGTACCGCGGCCATATGAAGGTCCACCGCCGTGGGGGCCAGCCATGCCCCCGCTGTGGCGCTAACATCGTTGATGTGGTCAAGGGGGGGAGGGTCACCAGCTATTGCCCCAGCTGCCAGCAGTGATGAGAACGCGACAGATGGCTATGAGGGGGGCGGGTACCATTGGAGCCGGGCATCCTTAGGGAGCTGGAGGGGTTCTGGGAGCCCATCTTCGCCCGCCGCGACTGGCGCTACGAGGCCTTCTCCGCCATGGAGATAGCCGACGGCGGGCGGGCGGTGGTGTTGCGGGGCGATGAGGGCTCCCAGGCCCGCCTGGAGGCCCACGGTGTCCTCCCGGGCGTGGTGCGGTGGCGTCTCTGGCTCTCCCATGAGCCCCCTTGGGGATCGCCCATGTTGGCGCGCGTGCCCAGGCCTGCCCCCCTGGTGTGGCGAAGTCGTGGGGAAGGGATGGAGGCGGAGGGCGCGGGCCTAGCTCTTGAGGTGAGCGGCCGCCCCTTGGCGCTGCGGGTGAGGAAGATGCGGGGGAGGGCGGGCTGGGGATGGCGGCCGCAGGAAGGGAGCCTCCTGGGCCTCACTGCCCTGCCGCTAGGGGTGGCTCACGGGCCCGATGGGGAACGCCGGTGTTTTTTCTCCTGGAGCTTGGCCCCCGGGGAACGGCTGGTGGGGCTGGGGGAGGGGTTCGGGCCCCTCAATCGGCGAGGAAGGCGCGTAGTCCTGTGGGCGCGGGACCCCAAGGGCGCCCTGGGCCCCCTCTCCTACATCCCCATACCCTTCCTAATGAGCGACCGCCTTTACGGGGTTTTTCTCCATCACAGTGGCCCATCGGTATGGGAGTTGGGGGAGCCGCTGGTGCAGACGTCCTCCGTCCTGGTGGAGGAGCCCTATCTGGACATATTCATACTTGTGGGTGGTTCCCCGGCGCAGGTGCTGGCGAAATACACCAGGTTGACGGGCCGGCCTCCCCTCATCCCCCTTTGGGCCCTGGGGATCTGGTTCTCAAGGTGCATGTACCGCCATCGGGCACAGGTGCAGGGGATCGTGGAGAGGCTCAGGTCCCTGGGCATCCCAGGCGACGTCGTCCACCTGGACCCCTTGTGGCTGGAGGGGCGGGCCCGACGTTCCCTCGATGGCTGCCATTTCCGTTGGAATGAGGAGGACTTCGGGCCGCCACAGGAGCTGGTGGAATGGCTGAGGGAGCGGGGGTTCAAGCTGTGCCTGTGGGAGAACCCATATGTCTGGCAGGACACGGAGCTCTTCCGCCAGGGGTGGGAGAGGGGCTACCTGGTGCAGGGCCCCGATGGTCGCCCCGCCTCCTCTCTGGACAACCCCGATGCCACCCCTGTGGACTTCACCCACCCTCAGGCCGTCCGCTGGTGGCAGGAGCAGCACCGTCCCTTCCTGCGCATGGGAGTGGCGGCCTTCAAGGCCGATTACGGCGAAGGACTGCCCAAGGAGGCCGTCCTCAGCGATGGCCGTCGCGGCCTGGAGGTGCATAATCTCTACCCCCTCCTCTATAACCGGGCCGTGTTCGAGGCCATCAGGGAGGAGAGGGGGGAGGCCATTATCTTCGCCCGCTCCGGCTACGCCGGCTCCCAGCG from Dehalococcoidia bacterium includes the following:
- a CDS encoding DNA-formamidopyrimidine glycosylase family protein is translated as MPEAPDLEAYAAYLAPRLLGRRVVEAKAIIPPVVKAGRELLPSLRGRELSGIARQGKHLRLVLEGDMVVAIHPMLSGRFHLVPAQEPRRPRTVFALGLDDGMELRLWDQGLTSRIYVAQGEGGLAKALPPRADAGPDALSLELTSQRLWERLRGHRGHIKSLIVSEKLVSGIGNAYADEVLFAAGINPFRPAAEMGLGEAERLLQAMRQVLREGTQEVLAMMERHGLPDEEYRGHMKVHRRGGQPCPRCGANIVDVVKGGRVTSYCPSCQQ
- a CDS encoding glycoside hydrolase family 31 protein, which codes for MEPGILRELEGFWEPIFARRDWRYEAFSAMEIADGGRAVVLRGDEGSQARLEAHGVLPGVVRWRLWLSHEPPWGSPMLARVPRPAPLVWRSRGEGMEAEGAGLALEVSGRPLALRVRKMRGRAGWGWRPQEGSLLGLTALPLGVAHGPDGERRCFFSWSLAPGERLVGLGEGFGPLNRRGRRVVLWARDPKGALGPLSYIPIPFLMSDRLYGVFLHHSGPSVWELGEPLVQTSSVLVEEPYLDIFILVGGSPAQVLAKYTRLTGRPPLIPLWALGIWFSRCMYRHRAQVQGIVERLRSLGIPGDVVHLDPLWLEGRARRSLDGCHFRWNEEDFGPPQELVEWLRERGFKLCLWENPYVWQDTELFRQGWERGYLVQGPDGRPASSLDNPDATPVDFTHPQAVRWWQEQHRPFLRMGVAAFKADYGEGLPKEAVLSDGRRGLEVHNLYPLLYNRAVFEAIREERGEAIIFARSGYAGSQRYPLHWTGDAPSTWEGMAATLRAGLSLSLSGFCIWSHDIGGFWNPQDLQPPAPELYIRWAQWGLLSPVARFHGIRGREPWYYGQEAVRVVRRFARLRYRLLPYLWALAHEASYRGLPMARPLLLEFPKDGASWEVDWEFMLGPYLLVVPVISEEGRVSIYLPPGVWYDWWTGSRLEGPRRWDERVPLERLPLFVREDSILPLAPAMAYVGKRSWSPLQLEVRVGTWARWRVWDLLRPLVVEARRDGGWLEAKVSPTRRLLYLLLVGTQGKDLQVEGAASAQARMGRRGLLVMVRGEGNPIRVRARA